One Campylobacter pinnipediorum subsp. caledonicus genomic window carries:
- a CDS encoding molybdopterin-dependent oxidoreductase yields MKRRDFLKFSGVAATAAQASRIDGITETIFDSKRVLGVNRFGPFYANLNSDQIVSVDSFEGDAFPNTMNNSLPDRIQNESRVMYPYVRKSYLEKKGPSKSELRGQDEFVRVSWDVALDLAAKALKENFDKYGPEAIYGECYWWGGSGKVSWGRTVAHRMLNILGGYVEETDDYSTGAGIAIMPYVFGSTTVYDAPTRWEAIVKECKNIVFWGTDPVLTNQIATGVPTHNNYEYFTKIKELKKTGKMTITSIDTYRNNTARYLESDYVPVRPNTDTAMMIGMCHYLYESKLYDEKFIKKYTVGFNKFKDYFLGKNDGVVKDLKWASVICNVSVDKLEQLCQMLAKDNSILIAGRALQRQDHGEQTFWMIATLSAMLGHIGKVGGGFEFSLGYNGGGPKSMIAPGLKGMSALPSEKYTTPDSPWVKNKNYTIPTSRSIQSLETPGVEIDFKGRKIKLPHMRVAYNASGSMFTRHQDINRAVKAWKKLDTVITAEPFWTSCAKFSDIVLPVAIEGERTDINSSNSTNEYIFAMKPIIKPMGESKSDFEICREICKRWGMEETFTEGKDELAWVKEFFTDAMEQAKDLGYQNLPSFDEFWEKGYVRFDKEDESKKYYTRLKSYRENPNKNRLGTPSGKIELYSPAIAKMNYKDCFGHPAWFEPFEWLGDKKQAKKYPIAISSPHSRFRLHSQLNNSIIREYAEVSAREPMIISPKAAEQRGIKTGDIVRVFNDRGEILCGAIVSDIAQDDVGIICEGAWYDPEVWGKKSLCQHGNINVLTNDKGSSSLGQSNCAHTLLVQVEKYKGVVREIRAFGKPKILNK; encoded by the coding sequence TATTGGGGGTTAATCGTTTCGGACCTTTTTATGCAAATTTAAATAGCGATCAAATAGTAAGTGTGGATAGCTTTGAAGGCGATGCTTTTCCAAATACTATGAACAACTCACTACCTGATCGCATCCAAAACGAAAGCCGTGTGATGTATCCTTATGTAAGAAAAAGCTACCTAGAAAAGAAAGGTCCAAGCAAATCCGAACTTCGTGGGCAAGATGAGTTTGTAAGGGTTAGTTGGGATGTGGCGCTTGATCTAGCTGCTAAGGCTCTAAAAGAAAATTTTGATAAATATGGCCCTGAGGCTATTTATGGTGAATGCTACTGGTGGGGCGGTAGTGGTAAGGTTAGCTGGGGAAGAACAGTTGCACATAGAATGCTAAATATCTTGGGTGGATATGTGGAAGAAACTGATGATTATTCAACAGGTGCTGGTATAGCCATAATGCCTTATGTTTTTGGTTCTACTACTGTTTATGATGCTCCTACACGCTGGGAAGCGATAGTAAAAGAGTGCAAAAACATTGTATTTTGGGGAACAGACCCTGTTCTTACAAATCAAATAGCAACAGGAGTTCCTACACACAATAACTACGAATACTTTACTAAAATCAAGGAGCTTAAGAAAACGGGCAAGATGACAATCACAAGCATTGATACTTATCGCAATAATACAGCACGCTATTTAGAAAGTGATTATGTGCCAGTTCGCCCAAATACCGATACAGCAATGATGATAGGAATGTGTCATTATCTATATGAAAGTAAACTTTATGATGAAAAATTTATAAAAAAATACACAGTTGGATTTAATAAATTTAAAGATTACTTTTTAGGCAAAAACGATGGCGTGGTTAAAGACTTAAAATGGGCCAGTGTTATATGTAATGTTTCTGTTGATAAATTAGAACAACTATGCCAAATGCTTGCAAAAGACAACTCTATACTAATAGCCGGTCGTGCATTGCAAAGACAAGACCATGGAGAACAGACATTTTGGATGATAGCAACATTGTCAGCTATGCTAGGGCATATAGGTAAAGTCGGTGGTGGATTTGAGTTTAGCTTAGGTTATAATGGTGGCGGTCCTAAGAGTATGATAGCGCCTGGACTAAAAGGTATGTCAGCTTTACCAAGTGAAAAATATACAACCCCTGATAGTCCATGGGTAAAAAATAAAAACTATACTATACCAACAAGTAGAAGTATTCAGTCTCTAGAAACCCCTGGTGTGGAGATAGATTTTAAAGGTCGCAAAATAAAACTACCTCATATGAGAGTAGCATACAACGCAAGTGGTTCTATGTTTACACGTCATCAAGATATAAATCGTGCTGTTAAGGCATGGAAAAAACTTGATACAGTTATTACAGCAGAGCCTTTTTGGACAAGTTGTGCGAAATTTAGCGATATAGTATTGCCGGTTGCAATAGAAGGAGAAAGAACAGATATAAATAGTTCAAACTCAACAAATGAATATATATTTGCAATGAAGCCTATTATCAAGCCTATGGGAGAGAGTAAGAGTGATTTTGAAATTTGTCGTGAAATTTGTAAGCGTTGGGGTATGGAAGAGACATTTACAGAGGGCAAAGATGAGCTAGCTTGGGTTAAAGAATTCTTTACTGATGCTATGGAGCAAGCAAAAGATTTAGGCTATCAAAATTTACCTAGTTTTGATGAGTTTTGGGAAAAAGGCTATGTTAGATTTGATAAAGAGGATGAGAGCAAGAAGTATTATACTAGACTTAAGTCTTATAGAGAAAATCCAAATAAAAACAGATTAGGGACACCATCAGGAAAGATTGAACTCTATTCACCTGCTATAGCTAAGATGAACTATAAGGATTGTTTCGGACATCCTGCTTGGTTTGAGCCATTTGAGTGGTTGGGTGATAAAAAACAAGCTAAAAAATATCCGATAGCTATATCTAGTCCACACAGCCGTTTCCGCTTGCACTCTCAGCTTAACAACTCTATCATAAGAGAGTATGCAGAGGTATCTGCTAGAGAGCCTATGATAATAAGCCCTAAAGCAGCGGAACAAAGAGGCATAAAAACTGGCGATATAGTTAGAGTGTTTAACGATAGAGGTGAAATTCTTTGTGGTGCGATAGTAAGCGATATAGCTCAAGATGATGTTGGAATTATTTGTGAGGGTGCTTGGTATGACCCTGAAGTTTGGGGTAAAAAAAGCTTATGTCAACACGGAAATATAAATGTCTTAACAAATGACAAAGGTTCAAGTAGTTTAGGACAAAGCAATTGCGCTCATACATTACTAGTTCAAGTTGAAAAATACAAAGGAGTAGTAAGAGAAATTAGAGCGTTTGGTAAGCCAAAAATTTTAAATAAATAA
- a CDS encoding [Fe-Fe] hydrogenase large subunit C-terminal domain-containing protein gives MGVYTVKTFPPSVNSRGGDAEFEGTYRKGELRGIIQINQDDCVGCDTCSKFCPTEAIDGSLGVAHKIDQNLCVACGQCLINCPFGVIEQMSFVDEVIKKLEDKKTFVVAHPAPSVRVALAEEFGGEPGDLTINKMYNALEKVGFNMYDVNFAADHTILEEGTELIKKIKYWVLGERSDDLNHMAAHPFPHFTSCCPAWVRNAEIFHPELIPHISGAKSPIQMGGPLAKTWAAKFIWDKDPRDIFMVSITPCTAKIFEASRPEFDSAYRYLKETGEIPADTASFPDIDAVLTARDLAELFRRKGINPLEMSAEYPEKVMNVYSGGGTIFGNSGGVMEAALRTAYYLLSGQNLKDPELTPVRGYDNDLTQAVIPIPLKDYDGKILELKIAVVNGASRNLSTIIKHITKDSNKYHFIEVMNCPGGCVNGGGQPVQAMGTSWLHPLLPLPLRA, from the coding sequence ATGGGTGTTTATACTGTAAAGACTTTTCCGCCTTCTGTAAATTCAAGAGGTGGTGATGCAGAGTTTGAAGGTACTTATAGAAAAGGTGAACTTAGGGGAATTATCCAAATCAATCAAGATGATTGTGTTGGATGTGATACCTGTAGCAAGTTTTGTCCTACTGAAGCCATAGATGGTTCGCTTGGTGTAGCGCATAAGATAGATCAAAACTTATGTGTAGCCTGTGGTCAGTGTTTGATTAATTGTCCATTTGGCGTTATAGAACAGATGAGTTTTGTTGATGAGGTTATAAAAAAGTTAGAAGATAAAAAGACTTTTGTGGTTGCTCATCCTGCACCTTCTGTAAGAGTGGCTTTAGCTGAAGAGTTTGGCGGAGAGCCAGGAGATCTAACGATAAATAAAATGTATAATGCATTAGAAAAAGTTGGTTTTAATATGTATGATGTAAACTTTGCAGCAGACCATACCATACTTGAAGAGGGAACAGAACTCATTAAAAAGATAAAATACTGGGTTTTGGGAGAAAGAAGCGATGATTTAAATCATATGGCAGCTCATCCTTTCCCGCATTTTACAAGTTGCTGTCCTGCATGGGTAAGAAATGCTGAAATTTTTCATCCTGAATTAATACCGCATATTTCAGGAGCAAAATCTCCGATTCAGATGGGCGGTCCTTTAGCTAAAACATGGGCTGCCAAATTTATATGGGACAAAGACCCAAGAGATATTTTTATGGTTTCTATTACACCATGTACTGCAAAAATATTTGAAGCTAGTAGACCTGAGTTTGACTCAGCCTATAGATATCTAAAAGAAACAGGAGAAATACCAGCAGATACTGCTAGTTTTCCTGATATAGATGCTGTTTTAACAGCTAGGGATTTAGCTGAGCTTTTTAGAAGAAAAGGTATAAATCCACTTGAAATGTCAGCTGAGTATCCTGAAAAAGTTATGAATGTTTATTCTGGTGGTGGAACTATATTTGGTAATAGTGGTGGTGTTATGGAGGCCGCTTTAAGAACTGCTTATTATTTACTTTCAGGTCAAAATTTAAAAGATCCAGAGCTTACACCTGTTAGAGGTTATGATAATGACTTAACACAAGCTGTTATCCCTATACCTTTAAAGGATTATGATGGTAAAATTCTTGAACTAAAAATTGCTGTTGTAAACGGGGCTTCAAGAAATCTTAGTACAATTATAAAACATATAACAAAAGATAGCAACAAATATCACTTTATAGAGGTTATGAATTGTCCTGGTGGATGTGTAAATGGTGGCGGTCAGCCTGTTCAAGCTATGGGTACTTCGTGGTTACATCCACTTTTACCACTTCCTTTAAGAGCATAG
- a CDS encoding iron hydrogenase small subunit has protein sequence MRYQYIEKPVGKIFSRRDFLKVGGICTAVVAMSGYAITDIIKKRKAYIAMRQNGLYKDDKRCQQMNITSSHQNPSCAKSYADLKTEPMGEIAEKLLHTNAYFDRKNLLLKGVSHA, from the coding sequence ATGAGATATCAATATATAGAAAAACCGGTTGGAAAAATATTTTCAAGAAGAGATTTTTTAAAAGTTGGTGGTATTTGCACAGCTGTTGTAGCAATGAGCGGATATGCTATAACAGATATTATTAAAAAGAGAAAAGCCTATATAGCAATGAGACAAAATGGCCTTTATAAGGATGATAAAAGATGTCAACAAATGAATATCACAAGTTCTCATCAAAATCCAAGTTGTGCTAAATCTTATGCTGATTTAAAAACAGAACCGATGGGTGAAATAGCAGAAAAGTTACTTCATACAAATGCTTATTTTGATCGTAAAAATTTGCTTTTAAAAGGAGTAAGTCATGCTTAG
- a CDS encoding cytochrome b/b6 domain-containing protein: protein MLSNQRVLKFPLSEKVFHNLNLVTWTGLAVTGILIYFKLVDEKMSEILMDWHIGIAIVFTMNFFGFMFLNFDRFTLMLRNLFIWDKDTFAWFKNFGGYPRRLFGIKFGPEEVAPQGRFNAGQKATYIIFMFMIFALIVTGWLLYAYPAAIGKVVTKWMFIFHVWASILTTLIAFCAHMPLALINIEDFKAMFRFGPGDVPLEDAHHHAPKWVKEDLISIDGNLKTIK from the coding sequence ATGCTTAGTAATCAAAGAGTTTTAAAATTCCCGTTGTCAGAAAAAGTTTTCCATAACCTAAATTTAGTAACATGGACAGGTCTTGCTGTTACTGGGATATTGATTTATTTTAAGTTAGTTGATGAAAAAATGTCTGAAATACTTATGGATTGGCATATAGGTATAGCTATTGTATTTACTATGAATTTCTTTGGTTTTATGTTTTTGAATTTTGATAGATTTACATTAATGCTAAGAAATTTATTTATATGGGATAAAGATACTTTTGCTTGGTTTAAAAACTTTGGTGGTTACCCAAGAAGACTTTTTGGTATAAAATTTGGACCAGAAGAAGTCGCCCCTCAAGGTAGATTTAATGCCGGACAAAAGGCAACTTATATTATATTTATGTTTATGATATTTGCTCTTATCGTTACAGGTTGGCTACTTTATGCTTATCCAGCGGCAATTGGTAAAGTTGTTACTAAATGGATGTTTATATTTCATGTTTGGGCCTCAATTTTAACAACTTTAATAGCTTTTTGTGCTCATATGCCACTAGCTTTAATAAATATTGAAGACTTTAAAGCTATGTTTAGATTTGGACCAGGAGATGTGCCTTTGGAAGATGCGCATCATCACGCCCCAAAATGGGTAAAGGAGGATTTAATATCTATTGACGGCAATCTAAAAACAATAAAATAA
- the hydG gene encoding [FeFe] hydrogenase H-cluster radical SAM maturase HydG — protein MSWTSERYQKIVEWVNKHEYENFIDEDEIHSILEKTKNASKEEVRAIIAKAKQNASNGAMLSPYETAVLLNNSHDELWEEIFDAATWVKTEVYGDRMVLFSPLYISSPCVNNCKYCGFAESNTEHNKKILREEELKNEVTSMLDMGQKRLVAVYGEHPKSDHNFIAQSVRTIYGVKKGNLSMRRVNINAAPLFEDEYKIVHNEGIGTFQVFQETYHRQTYKENHPENTLKGIYDWRVFALHRALKAGLDDVAIGALLGLYDYKFEILGLLFHAMSLEKYFGIGPHTISFPRIKKASGANNDDMPYALDDDEFLRAIAIIRLMCPFTGTILTAREEPELRNKAIQRCGISQMDAGTNIEIGGYSKDNKIDELNKQQFQIGDHRCIDEFVINVMKKDRIPSFCTSCYREGRTGDHFMPYAKNAKIKYLCLPNAILTLKEYLLDYGSEEARNLGENVIIPKYLKELEQNLPHIAEKVRTLITAMENGERDCHL, from the coding sequence ATGTCATGGACAAGTGAGAGATATCAAAAAATAGTTGAATGGGTTAATAAGCACGAATATGAAAATTTCATAGATGAAGATGAGATACATAGTATTTTAGAAAAAACAAAGAATGCTAGCAAAGAAGAAGTAAGAGCTATAATAGCAAAAGCTAAACAAAATGCATCTAATGGGGCTATGCTTAGTCCTTATGAAACAGCTGTTTTATTGAATAACTCTCACGATGAGCTTTGGGAAGAAATTTTTGATGCAGCAACATGGGTAAAAACAGAGGTTTACGGCGATAGAATGGTATTATTCTCTCCTCTTTATATATCAAGCCCATGTGTAAACAACTGCAAATATTGTGGTTTTGCAGAGTCAAATACCGAGCATAATAAAAAAATATTGCGTGAAGAAGAGCTAAAAAATGAAGTAACTTCTATGCTCGATATGGGTCAAAAACGACTTGTTGCTGTTTATGGAGAACACCCAAAAAGTGATCACAACTTTATAGCACAAAGTGTAAGAACTATTTATGGAGTTAAAAAAGGTAATTTAAGTATGCGTAGAGTAAATATAAACGCAGCTCCACTTTTTGAAGACGAATACAAGATAGTTCATAACGAAGGCATCGGAACATTTCAGGTTTTTCAAGAAACATACCACAGACAAACCTACAAAGAAAATCATCCAGAAAATACACTAAAAGGTATTTATGATTGGCGTGTTTTTGCTCTTCATAGAGCATTAAAAGCCGGGCTTGATGATGTTGCGATAGGTGCTTTACTTGGTCTTTATGATTATAAATTTGAAATTTTAGGATTATTGTTTCATGCGATGAGCTTGGAAAAATACTTTGGAATAGGACCTCATACAATATCTTTTCCTCGTATTAAAAAAGCATCTGGTGCAAATAACGATGATATGCCTTATGCTTTAGATGACGATGAGTTTTTAAGAGCTATTGCTATCATCCGCTTAATGTGTCCGTTTACAGGAACGATACTTACAGCAAGAGAAGAGCCTGAGCTAAGGAACAAGGCTATTCAAAGATGTGGAATTTCTCAAATGGATGCTGGAACAAATATAGAAATTGGTGGATATTCAAAAGATAACAAGATAGATGAGCTAAATAAACAACAATTTCAAATTGGCGATCATCGCTGTATAGATGAGTTTGTTATAAATGTTATGAAAAAAGATAGAATTCCAAGCTTTTGCACATCTTGTTATAGAGAAGGTAGAACTGGTGATCACTTTATGCCTTATGCAAAAAATGCAAAGATAAAATACCTTTGTCTTCCAAATGCTATTTTGACTTTAAAAGAGTATTTGCTTGATTATGGCTCAGAGGAGGCTAGAAATTTAGGCGAAAATGTTATAATTCCAAAATATTTAAAAGAGCTTGAACAAAATTTACCTCATATTGCAGAAAAAGTTAGAACACTTATAACTGCAATGGAAAACGGAGAAAGAGATTGTCATCTTTAG
- the hydE gene encoding [FeFe] hydrogenase H-cluster radical SAM maturase HydE, which produces MSSLEFINELYNTHTTSLKGLEEIIKDESNCDYLFEAADKTRRKYSKQEVHLKALIEISNICTKTCFYCGLRQANKVVNRYKIEPDDIINYAKEAAQVGYKTIVLQSGESNIFSDDDMCKILRGIKKFGVQITLSLGEKSFEQYKAYKEAGANRYLLRIETTDEKLYKRFHPGMSLDNRIRCLQDLKTLGYETGSGLLVGLPDTNPEILAKDLMFLKKFDFDMVGIGPFIPADNTPLSNEKGGSVHMAIKLIAITRLLLPNINIPATTAIETIDPNEGRKKALKSGANVIMPSITNGKYQDLYRLYPKKFYIKSDVSETYTKFDNLLFSIGDKVSLENGDSMRFNQRLK; this is translated from the coding sequence TTGTCATCTTTAGAATTTATAAACGAACTTTATAATACACATACGACATCACTTAAAGGTCTTGAAGAGATAATAAAAGATGAAAGCAACTGTGATTATCTCTTTGAGGCTGCTGATAAAACTAGGCGCAAATACTCAAAACAAGAGGTGCATTTAAAAGCACTTATAGAAATTTCAAATATATGCACCAAAACTTGCTTTTATTGTGGTTTAAGACAAGCAAATAAAGTCGTAAACCGTTACAAGATAGAGCCTGATGATATAATAAACTATGCAAAAGAAGCAGCTCAAGTAGGCTATAAAACCATAGTTTTACAATCAGGCGAAAGTAACATTTTTAGCGATGACGATATGTGTAAAATACTTAGAGGTATTAAAAAATTTGGAGTTCAAATCACACTAAGCCTTGGAGAAAAGAGCTTTGAACAATATAAGGCTTATAAAGAGGCCGGTGCAAATAGATATCTTTTAAGGATAGAAACAACAGATGAAAAACTTTATAAGCGTTTTCATCCAGGAATGAGTTTGGATAACAGAATAAGATGTCTACAAGACTTAAAAACATTAGGCTATGAAACCGGTAGCGGTTTACTTGTAGGACTTCCAGATACAAATCCTGAAATTTTAGCAAAAGATTTGATGTTTTTGAAAAAATTTGATTTTGACATGGTTGGCATAGGTCCTTTTATCCCAGCTGACAACACTCCTCTTTCTAATGAAAAGGGAGGAAGTGTTCATATGGCAATAAAACTAATAGCCATAACAAGGCTATTATTACCTAATATAAACATACCAGCAACAACAGCGATAGAGACTATAGATCCAAACGAAGGTAGAAAAAAGGCACTCAAAAGCGGTGCAAATGTAATAATGCCATCCATAACAAATGGAAAATATCAAGACTTATATAGACTTTATCCTAAGAAATTTTACATAAAATCTGATGTAAGTGAGACATATACAAAATTTGATAATCTTTTATTTTCCATAGGAGATAAAGTATCTTTAGAAAATGGTGATAGTATGAGATTTAATCAGAGATTAAAATGA
- the hydF gene encoding [FeFe] hydrogenase H-cluster maturation GTPase HydF has product MNTPKLLRLKIGIFGRRNVGKSSIMNMLSDQDASIVSDVAGTTTDVVEKSIEIHGIGAAVLLDTAGVDDVGELGAKRILKTKKAIDEIDIAILVLESNKITDFETDLIADFKQNKKPFLIFVNKCDTQKPNDNFLKQINEHDFVLTSAKTKLNLEEVYDTLLKTTKKIKPDESSLFDGILKEEDLVLLVAPIDEEAPKDRLILPQVQAIRKILDNKAFSLVTQDSDISKICQRVRPDLIVCDSQCVLEVIKTAPKDINITTFSILMSRLKGDLKEFILGANKIDELKNNDKILIAEACTHNTKDGDIARVKIPKLLRKFTQKELEFHYTNGKDYPDNLNEFAVIIHCGGCMINKNLMQSRINKAKNSEICITNYGIAISKCQGVLDRVIKIFDF; this is encoded by the coding sequence ATGAATACACCAAAGCTTTTAAGATTAAAAATCGGTATTTTTGGTAGGCGAAATGTAGGCAAATCAAGCATTATGAATATGTTAAGCGACCAAGATGCATCTATCGTTTCGGATGTAGCTGGAACAACAACCGATGTTGTTGAAAAAAGCATAGAAATTCACGGCATAGGTGCTGCTGTTTTGCTTGATACGGCTGGAGTTGATGATGTAGGAGAGCTTGGAGCAAAGAGAATTCTAAAAACAAAAAAGGCTATTGATGAGATAGATATAGCTATTTTGGTTTTAGAGTCTAATAAAATCACTGATTTTGAAACCGACTTGATAGCGGATTTTAAACAAAATAAAAAACCATTTTTAATCTTTGTAAATAAATGCGATACACAAAAGCCAAATGATAATTTTTTAAAGCAAATAAACGAACATGATTTTGTCTTAACATCTGCAAAAACAAAACTAAATTTAGAAGAAGTTTATGATACGCTACTTAAAACTACAAAAAAAATAAAGCCCGATGAGAGTAGCTTGTTTGATGGAATTTTAAAAGAAGAAGATTTGGTTTTGCTTGTAGCACCTATTGATGAAGAAGCCCCAAAGGATAGACTTATACTACCACAAGTTCAGGCTATAAGAAAAATACTTGATAATAAAGCTTTTTCTTTAGTTACTCAAGATAGTGATATATCAAAGATATGTCAAAGAGTAAGACCTGATTTGATAGTGTGCGATTCGCAGTGTGTTTTAGAGGTTATAAAAACAGCTCCAAAAGATATAAATATAACTACTTTTTCTATACTTATGTCAAGATTAAAGGGTGATTTAAAAGAGTTCATACTTGGTGCAAACAAGATAGATGAACTGAAAAATAATGATAAAATTTTAATAGCAGAAGCCTGCACTCATAATACAAAAGATGGTGATATAGCTAGGGTTAAAATACCAAAGTTGCTTAGAAAATTTACACAAAAAGAGTTAGAATTTCATTACACAAATGGAAAAGACTATCCTGATAACTTAAATGAGTTTGCTGTTATAATTCATTGTGGTGGTTGCATGATAAATAAAAATTTAATGCAAAGCAGGATAAATAAAGCAAAAAACTCAGAAATTTGCATAACTAACTATGGTATAGCGATATCAAAATGCCAAGGTGTTTTGGATAGGGTTATTAAGATATTTGATTTTTAG
- the topA gene encoding type I DNA topoisomerase: protein MRSLIIVESPAKAKTIKNFLGDDYDVIASKGHIRDLPKTSFGIKIEDDKFKPEYRVSADHSKIVKEIKELAKKADQIYLATDEDREGEAIAFHIASAIGKDANKLPRIVFHEITKNAIQNALSNPRVIDMDSVNAQQTRRLLDRIVGYKLSPLLNLKIQKGLSAGRVQSAALKIIVDREKEIQAFKPVRYFSIDTKFKKDLEADLIKFQNQKIEKITITNPDRAKLIVDTLKNDKFIVSNIESKERKTSPQPPFMTSTLQQNASNVLGFSPKKTMMIAQNLYEGVQTNDGFMGAITYMRTDSLNLAKEAVEAARDLIKNEFGDKYLPSKAVSYVTKSKGAQEAHEAIRPTNLNFTPTIAAKFLEKDALRLYTLIYNRFLACQMSQSISETQNVFITSENSEFKLSGKKMVFDGFYKVYGDLDKDKILPSLNINDELNIQSIEQTEHFTEPPSRYSEAGLVKKLESLGIGRPSTYAPTISLLTSRDYVKVEKKQLIPNEISFIIMSVLQEHFNDIVDSEFTSNLEAKLDLIASNQADWQNVLGDFYHPFMEKIASGKTNIKSLKVANPIGEKCPECGGELLERSGRYGKFIACGNFPKCKYSRNIESDKQDTKETAQKKQPIKIETPCPKCGGDIVQRFSRRGKFYGCSNYPKCDFISSYEPLIQKCSKCGGNTIKKELKKGTFAECIECKNKDEI from the coding sequence ATGAGAAGTCTAATAATAGTAGAATCTCCTGCAAAAGCGAAGACGATAAAGAATTTTTTAGGTGATGACTATGACGTTATAGCTTCAAAAGGACACATAAGAGATCTTCCAAAAACCAGCTTTGGCATAAAAATAGAAGATGATAAATTTAAGCCGGAGTATAGGGTTAGTGCAGACCATTCAAAAATAGTAAAAGAGATAAAAGAGTTAGCCAAAAAAGCTGATCAAATATACCTAGCTACCGATGAGGATAGAGAGGGAGAGGCTATTGCATTTCATATAGCAAGTGCAATAGGAAAAGACGCAAACAAGCTACCTAGAATAGTCTTTCATGAAATTACAAAAAATGCCATACAAAATGCTCTTTCAAATCCAAGAGTGATAGATATGGATAGTGTAAATGCCCAGCAAACAAGACGACTTTTGGATAGGATAGTTGGATACAAACTAAGTCCGTTGTTAAATCTTAAAATACAAAAAGGCTTAAGTGCTGGCAGGGTTCAAAGTGCTGCTTTAAAAATCATAGTGGATAGAGAAAAAGAGATACAAGCATTTAAACCAGTTAGATATTTTAGTATAGATACTAAATTTAAAAAAGATTTAGAAGCCGATTTGATAAAGTTTCAAAATCAAAAAATAGAAAAAATAACTATAACAAATCCTGATAGAGCAAAACTTATAGTTGATACACTTAAAAATGATAAATTTATTGTAAGCAATATAGAAAGCAAAGAGAGAAAGACAAGTCCTCAGCCTCCATTTATGACATCAACATTGCAACAAAATGCAAGCAATGTCCTTGGCTTTAGCCCCAAAAAGACAATGATGATAGCTCAAAATTTATACGAAGGCGTCCAAACAAATGATGGTTTTATGGGCGCAATAACATATATGAGAACTGATAGTTTAAATCTAGCAAAAGAGGCTGTTGAAGCAGCGAGAGATCTTATAAAAAATGAGTTTGGAGATAAATATCTACCAAGCAAAGCTGTATCTTATGTGACAAAATCAAAAGGTGCACAAGAGGCACACGAAGCAATAAGACCCACAAATTTAAACTTCACACCAACAATTGCTGCTAAGTTTTTAGAAAAAGATGCATTAAGACTATACACACTAATTTACAATAGATTTTTAGCATGTCAAATGAGTCAAAGCATAAGTGAAACCCAAAATGTTTTTATAACAAGTGAAAATTCAGAGTTCAAACTTAGTGGCAAAAAGATGGTATTTGATGGTTTTTATAAAGTTTATGGCGATTTAGACAAAGATAAAATCTTACCTAGTTTAAATATCAATGATGAATTAAATATTCAAAGCATAGAGCAAACAGAACATTTTACAGAGCCACCTTCAAGATATTCAGAGGCTGGGCTTGTTAAAAAGTTAGAAAGCCTTGGTATAGGAAGACCATCTACTTATGCACCTACAATATCACTTCTAACATCAAGAGATTATGTAAAAGTAGAGAAAAAACAGCTTATACCAAATGAAATTTCATTTATTATAATGAGTGTTTTACAAGAGCATTTTAACGATATAGTAGATAGCGAATTTACTTCTAACTTAGAAGCAAAACTTGACCTTATAGCATCAAATCAAGCTGATTGGCAAAATGTTTTAGGTGATTTTTATCATCCTTTTATGGAAAAAATAGCTTCAGGCAAGACAAATATAAAAAGCTTAAAAGTTGCAAATCCAATAGGTGAAAAATGTCCTGAATGCGGAGGGGAACTCTTAGAAAGAAGTGGCAGATACGGTAAATTTATCGCTTGTGGGAATTTCCCTAAATGCAAGTATTCAAGAAATATAGAATCTGACAAACAAGATACTAAAGAAACCGCACAAAAAAAACAACCAATAAAAATAGAAACACCATGTCCAAAATGTGGTGGCGATATAGTTCAAAGATTTTCAAGGCGTGGTAAATTTTATGGATGTTCTAACTACCCTAAATGTGATTTTATAAGCTCTTATGAACCACTTATACAAAAGTGTAGCAAATGTGGCGGAAACACAATCAAAAAAGAGCTAAAAAAAGGAACATTTGCTGAATGTATTGAGTGTAAAAATAAAGATGAGATTTAA